In the Fuerstiella sp. genome, CATGAGCCATCCCATGCATCACGAGGATTTGTCCATTTGGTGTCGGGCCGTGAATCCATGTGATGAACCACTGGATAATCAGTGGTTCTCCGAATTCCACATATCTGCCGGCCATCAGGAACTCGAATTCGAAATGTGACGCTTCAATTCCGAAATACAGGATCGGCAGTGTCACAAACAGACCGGCCAAAGGACCACTCACCGCGATATCAAACATCTGTTTGCGGTCTGCTGCTCCGCGTCCCTGGGCGATGACGGCCCCCATTGTTCCCAGTGGTGGAATCGGCAGTGGAATAAAAAATGGAAACGATGCCGGGACGCGATACCGCACTGCCTGCAGAAAATGTCCCATTTCGTGACACAGGAGTATCAGCATCAATGGAATGCTGTAGGAAAATCCCTGCATCAGCAGACCTGAATACCACTCACTGAAAACCTGATTCCGGTCGGACGGAGAAATCTGACCTTTGCTGAAATCGGCCAGAATTGTTTCCTGAAGTTCTGTGTCGAAGAATCCTGGCAATGCAACTAAGGGGACGAATCCCGAACCAACCAGTGTGGTGCTTACCCAGGTAGATAGAAACAGAAAGATGCAAAGTCGCAGCTGTCGACGTCGTCTGTGACGGTACTTAGTCGCTGCTTCGTGATGACTGAGAACCGGTGCCGAAGGCACCCGGAAGGAGTTTTCCGTAAACCCGCGTTCCTCAAACTGACGACTTTCCTCCATCTTTCCGGGATTCAGTTGCGGCGACAGGCTGGACAGGTCTTCGTCCGGTCTTTTGGCAGAAGCCGGGGCAGGCTCATTCGGTGGCAGGGGAGAATCTGAGTCAGACATAAATAACGAGAGTCGTTCAGGCTGGTACTGTCGTTGTGGTCGGACTGGCTCCGATCGCGGACTGCAGCGAATAGAACCACGCAATAAGTGGTTGGCTGAGCAGTCACCGTGTTCTAATAGGTGTTTCTCTGCAATACCAGTCGCCATCCGGTCGGAGAATCAATCAGGATTCGGTGTTCGACCTACTCTTGTGCATCACCACAGCAAGGTTTGATAATGGCGAACGTCACAAATCAGACCCGGAGACAGTGACGATTTAAACCGTCATTTTGTACTTCCTGCCATTCGTGATTGATGCGAATTCATTGTTCGATTCCGGCGTTTCGTTGCCGAATTTATGATCCAGTTGGCTCAGATAAGACAATGTGAGTTCACGGGAGGGGCCGTACTTCACGTCACAACGCAGAATACGGAGTATTGATGAAATATTTCCCACAGGAATCCTGTCGGAATTGACTGAATTTATCACACACGCTGTTGAGCAGGCCGGTCCAGCGATAGACTTTGGGCCCATTTCCGCCTGGTTGTCTGGAGTTATCCGGGATGTCGATCGAGAACATTCTGAGTTGCGAGTTTTCCTGGTTGTCCATGACTGATGCTGTCCTCAGCGGCGAGTCGCTGTCACGAGAATCCGCCCTGCAGATTCTTGAAGCCGATGACGATCAGTTGCTTTCAATTCTGGATGCTGCTTATCGCGTGCGACGTCACTATTTTGGCAAGTCTGTACAGCTGTACTACCTGAAGAATGCGAAAAGCGGCCTGTGTCCGGAAGACTGCACTTATTGTTCACAGTCAAAGGACAGTACTGCACCCATTGACAAGTATGTCATGCTGAATGCAGAAAAACTGATTGAAGGAGCACGCCAAGCATATGAGAGCAACGCTCGAACCTACTGTATTGTGGCCAGTGGACGAGGACCATCCGAACGGGAAGTGGACCATGTCTGCAGTGTGGTTAAAGACATCAAGCA is a window encoding:
- a CDS encoding site-2 protease family protein, with translation MSDSDSPLPPNEPAPASAKRPDEDLSSLSPQLNPGKMEESRQFEERGFTENSFRVPSAPVLSHHEAATKYRHRRRRQLRLCIFLFLSTWVSTTLVGSGFVPLVALPGFFDTELQETILADFSKGQISPSDRNQVFSEWYSGLLMQGFSYSIPLMLILLCHEMGHFLQAVRYRVPASFPFFIPLPIPPLGTMGAVIAQGRGAADRKQMFDIAVSGPLAGLFVTLPILYFGIEASHFEFEFLMAGRYVEFGEPLIIQWFITWIHGPTPNGQILVMHGMAHAGWVGIFVTALNLIPIGQLDGGHLAYTLLGKPAHWIAFAVVFAAAGYMIATGTYSYILFLILILVMGMRHPPTRDDTVSLGTFRHVLGWLTLAFLLIGFTPTPIVIGQG